A window of the Penaeus monodon isolate SGIC_2016 chromosome 11, NSTDA_Pmon_1, whole genome shotgun sequence genome harbors these coding sequences:
- the LOC119578387 gene encoding uncharacterized protein LOC119578387 — translation MDASCVALQGSRDYYWRDFPCDYLKPGLCVCGEVPEPHIPPEVVCPENTTRIFDRCVLILPYLVDTFQEAREGCAAEGGDLLRLNNPGIMREFYFFVEADAGNWSEIIFVDGQLNEAGKFLFGDNSEVPMGSPYWQVGHPTGEAGHLHYSTSVYLVNDVPCGGPPPPPPPAPATTTTTPAPVVSGPHDHRPTGPFHVACEMPPL, via the exons ATGGATGCCAGCTGCGTGGCACTCCAAGGCAGTCGAGATTACTACTGgcgtgacttcccctgcgactaTCTCAAGCCCggcctgtgtgtgtgcggggaAG TGCCCGAGCCTCACATACCGCCAGAGGTCGTCTGCCCAGAGAATACAACTCGTATTTTCGATCGGTGTGTGCTTATTCTTCCGTACCTCGTGGACACCTTCCAGGAAGCGCGGGAGGGCTGCGCTGCCGAAGGAGGCGATCTGCTCAGACTCAACAACCCGGGAATCATGAGGGAGTTCTACTTCTTTGTCGAAGCTGATGCAG GAAACTGGAGCGAAATTATCTTCGTTGATGGCCAGCTGAACGAAGCTGGAAAATTCCTCTTTGGTGACAATTCTGAAGTGCCGATGG GTTCCCCCTATTGGCAGGTCGGGCACCCTACCGGGGAGGCCGGCCATCTACACTATTCTACTTCAGTCTACTTAGTGAACGATGTGCCATGTggtggtcctcctcctcctcctcctcctgctcctgcaaCGACCACAACTACACCTGCTCCGGTGGTTTCTGGGCCCCACGATCACAGGCCGACGGGACCTTTCCACGTGGCTTGCGAGATGCCCCCTCTCTGA